The uncultured Campylobacter sp. nucleotide sequence TTATCGATATTGTCGTAGTCCTTTAGCTCGGCTAGACCCTTCCTGGAAAGAACAGCAGAAATAGCAGCTGTCAAAGTAGTCTTACCATGGTCAACGTGACCGATGGTACCAATGTTTACGTGTGGCTTGTTACGATTAAATTTTTCTTTAGCCATCATATCCTCCGTTATTGATTTGTGGATTACACAACAAACTAAGCGACTCTATTTTATGGAGCTCATAGCGGGACTTGAACCCGCGACCTCTTCCTTACCAAGGAAGTGCTCTACCTCTGAGCCATATGAGCCTAAACTCAGGCAAAGAGAAATCGCTACCAATACCCAACAATGCAACCAAAATTTAGATTATGTAAGCATATAAAAGCAGTTAAGTTTTACAGCTCCCAGTAAACCTAAATGGTGGAGCGGGAAACGGGGCTCGAACCCGCGACCCTCAGCTTGGAAGGCTGATGCTCTAGCCAACTGAGCTAATCCCGCATCAAAAATTCATGGTGGTGAGACGTGGATTCGAACCACGGAAGGCAAAGCCAGCAGATTTACAGTCTGCCCTCGTTGGCCACTTGAGTATCTCACCCTTTGATGAAATCTGGTCAAACACTGTTACAAAAAATGGAGCTGGTGGACGGGATCGAACCGCCGACCCACTGCTTACAAGGCAGTAGCTCTACCAGCTGAGCTACACCAGCATTTTGAAATTGAAGTGGCAATTATAACCGAAAAATCCCCAATTGTCAAGGCTAAAACAGCCTATTTTAAAATTTCATAAAATTTCTGCTATAATGCGCGCAATTTTAAATTTTAAGGAATTTTATATGAAAATCGTACCTTGGATCATAATAGTTTTTATGATTTATTTGATTTATTATTTTATCTCCCGCTCCGAAAAGCGTCTAAATACCCTTGAAAAGCGCTTAAATAAGATAGAAGAAAACTTAAACGAGATAAAAAAGGCTACCGAAGCCAACAGGCTCTTGATCGAAGAAGCAAAGCTGGACTCTGAAGATGACGCAAAAGAGCAAGAATAAAATTAAATTTAAATCCATGATCTCGCTAGCTTAGCCTTTTTGCCAAATATCTCGTGCTAAAAATTGTGAGTATATTTTATGCATACTTTGGTATTTTTGAAAGAAATTTTGCCGCAACGTCGAAACCGCGAAGTGCAAGAAGCATAGGTAACTAACTTAAAATTTTATGAAATTCAAAATTCGCGCTTTAAGCCTGCTGCGCCAAGTAAATCCGCGCAAATCAATAAATCAAAATTCCAGCCATTAGCCGCAAATTCCATATAATTTCAAACAATACCGCATAAAATTAGAATTTCTGCCAAAATCCATCTTACAATTCAACTTCTTAAAATTTTGCGCAAAATCGCTCAACAAAATTCTAAACCACAAAATTTTAGTATTTAAAATCATATTAATCAACCCCACCGCAGCAGCAAAGCCCATGGGCTCACACCGCACGCCACTTCAGGCTGATATATCCGAAAGCTCAAAAGCACAGACCGCAACCTCTGCAAGCTAACGATAAAATTTAATCATAATTTTTAAAAACCAAAATTTCAAAAGCACGGAATTTTGTCCCAGGATGTGAATTGAGTAAAAAGCTAACGAAATGCAGGAATTTCACAAATGTTAAATTTTATCCATTGGAATTTTCCTCGCTCACAAGCGCTTCAGCGATGAGCTCCAGCGGATTTACGCACCTCATCTGCGAGCCACTTAAAGAAAGCGAGTTATTTAGCTGCATCCTGCACGCGCTGCACTCGGCGGAAACTACGCACACAGGCAGATCTGCCATTGCACGCGCCTTAGCTAATCCCACTGCGCGCGCGAGCTCGTAGCGCTCGGCCTGCATCGTCACACCGCCAAATCCACAGCATTTATTAGGCTCATCCATCTCGGTTATTTCGTAGTTTTGAGCGAGCAAGCCGCGCGGTTCTTTCCAAATACCCTGCATTTTGCGGGCATGGCACGGATCGTGATAAGTAATCGCTAAAGCCCTTTTGCCGCGGCGCATCAAAAGATCACTTAAGTTTGTAAATTTATAAAAGTATTCGCTCGCCATAAAAATTTTACTCGCAAGCTTTTGCGCACGGGCTTTCCATTGCGGCTCATTTTCAAAAAAATGCGCGTAATCCACCCGCAGCATTGCAGAGCACGTAGCCTCGGGCACGATAATCGCATCAAGAGCAGGCATGACTTTTTCGAAATATGCTATATTAAATTTTGCCACGCGTTCAACCGCCGCAAAATCTCCCGTAAAATACGCAGGAGCGCCGCAACAGGCTTGTTCCTTCATCAAATTTACGTTTAGCTTTAGCGCTCGCGCGATATGTAAAACCGCCTCGCCTACGCCCGTGTAAGCGTAGTTTGCCATGCAGCCTATAAAAATTCCGATAGTTTTTTCGCCGCCG carries:
- a CDS encoding (Fe-S)-binding protein, with amino-acid sequence MSRAKLGAFDFAALSERCVKCGKCIQVCTIHGINGDEVTSPRGFVDLLGAYGRNELKLDKNTKKIFESCFLCTNCVDICGESLPIDTAIENVRARIAEKFGIAWYKKAAFWLLGHRKALDLAAALGYVFLSCGFKMRKDTQSSMSPRFDLPLLKKERLLPAPAKKSFMNSHAELIDNGGEKTIGIFIGCMANYAYTGVGEAVLHIARALKLNVNLMKEQACCGAPAYFTGDFAAVERVAKFNIAYFEKVMPALDAIIVPEATCSAMLRVDYAHFFENEPQWKARAQKLASKIFMASEYFYKFTNLSDLLMRRGKRALAITYHDPCHARKMQGIWKEPRGLLAQNYEITEMDEPNKCCGFGGVTMQAERYELARAVGLAKARAMADLPVCVVSAECSACRMQLNNSLSLSGSQMRCVNPLELIAEALVSEENSNG